One window of Methanosphaera sp. genomic DNA carries:
- a CDS encoding radical SAM protein translates to MIEEYNTVIKNPRKVITRFASCYPNVYRVAMSSMGYQIIYDFLNAREDIYCERVIYPQTKSIETRSNLSEFDIVSFTLQFEEDYLNMIDMLKRSNIPLESKNRRAKDPLVIAGGPCATSNPLPISEFVDIFIVGDAEVVLDNVIDVCSDTNDPRADIFDLLDIPGVYKPGYPAKKQQIKSMKDAWRPIYQIVTKTDNDKFTPAFGSDTFLLEVSRGCSRGCRFCMSGCMYRPRREVDMDTLIDTALKCRHATGQNRVALLGEAVSDYSRIEDLVWNLSEEGFNVVTPSLRVESVSDELLEILKSNGLKTITIAPETTMSQRLKLNKPMSDEEIISTVDRAIDLKFKVKMYLLLGTPGETTEDVMDLVNFLRNIVGRGVRYNTIKTSVNPLIPKPHTPLQYMGFDYDDIFEKYKRYSSRLKYRYKKESLRKATMQYVLSNGGAEMNKILKIGDQLKFKDWYKLASKINEVKAKDNGKLPWHEIDVGITDKYLRREYDKMLNSQITPWCEEDKCYGCGAC, encoded by the coding sequence TTGATAGAAGAATATAATACTGTTATTAAAAATCCAAGAAAGGTAATAACACGCTTTGCATCATGTTATCCAAATGTATATCGTGTTGCAATGTCATCAATGGGATATCAGATAATATATGACTTTCTTAATGCACGTGAGGATATCTATTGTGAACGTGTAATATATCCACAGACAAAAAGTATTGAGACAAGATCAAACTTATCAGAATTTGACATTGTAAGTTTCACACTACAATTTGAAGAAGACTATCTTAACATGATTGACATGTTAAAGCGAAGTAATATTCCTCTAGAATCAAAAAATAGAAGAGCTAAAGATCCACTTGTAATTGCAGGTGGACCATGTGCTACATCAAATCCACTTCCTATCTCTGAATTTGTTGACATATTCATAGTAGGTGATGCAGAAGTTGTCCTTGATAATGTGATCGATGTATGTAGTGATACAAACGATCCAAGGGCTGATATTTTTGATCTTCTTGACATTCCTGGTGTATATAAGCCAGGCTATCCTGCAAAAAAACAGCAGATAAAATCAATGAAGGATGCATGGAGGCCAATATATCAGATTGTAACAAAAACAGACAATGATAAATTCACACCAGCATTTGGTAGTGATACATTTCTTCTTGAAGTATCACGTGGATGTAGTCGTGGATGTCGTTTTTGTATGAGTGGATGTATGTACAGGCCACGTCGTGAAGTTGACATGGATACACTCATTGACACAGCACTTAAGTGTCGTCATGCAACGGGACAAAATAGAGTAGCACTTCTTGGTGAGGCTGTAAGTGATTATAGTCGTATTGAGGATCTTGTATGGAATCTTTCTGAGGAAGGATTTAATGTTGTTACACCTTCTCTTCGTGTGGAATCAGTATCTGATGAGCTTCTTGAAATACTAAAAAGTAATGGTCTTAAAACTATTACCATTGCACCTGAAACTACTATGTCTCAGAGATTAAAGCTTAATAAGCCAATGAGTGATGAGGAAATTATTTCAACTGTTGATCGTGCTATTGATCTTAAATTTAAGGTGAAGATGTATCTTCTTTTAGGTACTCCTGGTGAGACAACAGAGGATGTTATGGATCTTGTTAATTTCCTTCGTAATATTGTAGGTCGTGGTGTCAGATATAATACTATTAAAACTAGTGTTAATCCTCTTATTCCAAAGCCTCATACTCCACTGCAGTATATGGGCTTTGATTATGATGATATTTTTGAAAAATATAAAAGATATTCATCACGTCTAAAATATAGATATAAGAAGGAGTCACTCAGGAAAGCTACAATGCAGTATGTTCTATCAAATGGTGGTGCTGAGATGAATAAGATTCTTAAAATAGGAGATCAGCTTAAATTTAAGGATTGGTATAAGCTTGCATCTAAGATTAATGAGGTGAAAGCTAAAGATAATGGTAAGCTTCCATGGCATGAAATAGATGTTGGAATTACAGATAAGTATTTAAGACGTGAATATGATAAGATGTTAAATTCCCAGATTACTCCATGGTGTGAGGAGGATAAATGCTATGGTTGTGGTGCATGCTAA